CTCCTCTCCTCGGCTTCTTTGAAGGGTATGCCAACCGCTTTGCTCCCGTCATGGACTCGCCGGACCGTATCACTGCCTCCTGCTTCTCCATGCCCAAGAGCAGCACGCCCTACAGCGACCATCGAGAATACATGGGCTGCCGCCACGGCCTCGCTGTTCTGGTCAACAAGCAGGATCGCAAGACCTTCGTGTGGGATCCCCTCACTGGCCGACAGCACAGCGTGGATTTTCCACCCGGGCTCGATGACGCCTTCACGGGGAATTTCTGTATGTGGCGTGCCGCAGTGTTGTGTGCTGATGCCGAAGATGGGCATGTCCATGGAGACTGCTTCTTGAGCCCGTTTAAATTGGTTTTGCTCTGCTGCGGTGGATACAATACACAGGCATTTTGTTCTGTCTATGACTCGGTGTCTGGTGTTTGGGGAGGTGTTTTCTCGACCGCGGTATCACGTATAATTTCTCTGTTAAGGCCCAGCATCCTGGTTGGTAATGCACTTTGCTGGCTGATTTCTGGAGGTGATATCCTTGTGTTTGATTTGGAATGTCAGAGCCTTGATGTGATCGAGAAGCCGGCATTCTACTATGTTACCGACGGGTGTTTTCAGATCTTACGGATGgagggtggtggacttggccttGCTGTTTTGTTGGACTTGACCATCCAATTGTGGGAGAGGAAATCTAACTCCGATGGTGTCGTTGGATGGGTGTTGCTGAAGAAAACCATTCCACTGGAGGGGATGTTTCCAAGGAGAATGAATTCTGTACGTATCGTCGGGTATGatgaggacacaaatgtgattgtTCTCACTTCGATGACCGGCAACTTCACGCTCCAACTTGACTCGATGCAGCTCAAACATATTGTTAAAAGAAACAACATATGTTACGACCCGTTTTATCCCTACACAAATTTCTATACTGCAGGTAATACCTCCCTGTTTACATTGTACAAATAAGAAAGCCCAATTAGTATGTTTCACTCAGATTCAATGCAGTTGCTTTAGGCACTTGGTTGCGGTAATATTGTTCCTTTGAGTAAGGATATATATAAATACATTGTGCTGTTTGTTTTTTGTTGGTCTGGTGATTTTATGGTGATCTAAATTCTTATTATTACTAGGCTACATTAAAGCTAGAACAGGAATATAACTATTGCTTTGATGCCTGGCCATTGCTAAATCCTAACTATGATTATGTGCTTGCAATGATCTTGTCATCAGAGGGTCTCAAACAATTGAAATGAAACCATCTGCTCAGAGGGTCTTAAAGCTTGTTAAGTTTTTTCATTCAGTGTTTTGCCTTGTAAGATTAAAATTTATCTTGATCAATCCTGATAGTTATCGCCAATTCATAGTACCATGTACTCTAGTTTTTATCGAGGAGTAGTACTAGTTCATTAATTTCACATAGTACCATGTAATGCTTGTTTTGGAACTTAGGTTTTCCAATCTGCGCATATTTTATTTTGGCATTATGGTCATAACTGGTACAAACTCGCTCGAAAATAATTCTGGATAAATGAATTTTTTTTGAACATGTAAGCAAACAATTCTTTTTTGGACCCAGCAACATTTACTATCCTTGGCTCAACTTTTCTTTCAATTTTCGTTTGGTTTGCGCTTCTTTTGCTTGTAGCAAGGCAGGGCAGTCGGCCGGGAAGGGGTGAATCTGGAACTAATTGTGATCGGACCAGATCTGCTAACATACTATCTTGGTCGAACAATTTAGGTAATTTTATCTTCCCGTATATGTTTTTTTTCTGCTTTCCCAATTTACAAGATGGTGCCATGGCAATTCTTAGATTTCCAAAAAGCATGCCTTTGAGTAGAGATCCCAGACATTTTTTTGCCTCAGATGATAGGCATATTGTCACTGATCTTTTATGTTCTACTGCAACCGTACATAGTTATGTAGCACACAAAGTAAATGTTCTCTTATAGTATCACTTTGTCTAACAGTGCTGGGATGATTCAGCTCTGGATATTTTTCGTATAATTTGCACTATGACAAAGTTAATGCTTATTTCTGGGGATCATACATAATTTGGCTTTTCTGTGGGAGAGCATTACCAATTTGTTTTTACTGAGATGATATTGATTGTTCTGCAGGTACTGAGAGTTAAATTCGGGTTGCTGAGACGCAGCCATGGCTAGTTGGCATACGGAAGTTCTTCTATTTTGTTGAGATGCAAACATGGCTAGTTGGTGCAGTGAAGTTCTTCTATTTTGTATGGTGTGGTCGACGCTTAAACTGTCCCACCATGTAGTCTGTTGGATCATCTAGTATGTATGCCGTGGTCGATGCTGAGATGTCTCCTCTATGTGGTATGTAGGTTGTTCTACTTTTAGGTACCGCGGGCTGTGACGTGAACCTATCGGGTTTAATCATCTGAAATCTTATATATATATTAGTATCTAAGATCAGCAGGCATTAGTCGATTTGTGTGCCTGGTTAGTGACTCGCGGAGTTGGTCCTGTTAATGCTTTGCCTTGTGATGCGAGGTACTAGCAAGGTGGACGGACAATGAGCAGTAGGCTCTGGCACTTTACAGAGTTTCTTTGTGAAGTCCCTAACTGTGAGTCTTGCTAGTGATCCAACTGTGATAATGCTGCTCACATCTACACTTGCAGCAGAGGCAGACAATGCCTGTATATGCTCTGTTTTACTGCCTAGCTAGAGCCCCAGTTGTATATGCCCAGTTGCTAGTGGTCTAACTGATGTTTCCCTAGTTGGGTCTTTCTTGGAGACAAATCAGAAAAATGTTGTCAGTTTTTGTTTTAACTTCAAAGAGTTTTGTGGCTTGGCTCTTAATCAAAATAGTGTTGTGAGTTTTTGTTTGAACTTCGTTTGACTGGAAAAAATTACTGATCTTTTTGTTAAATGCTTGTCCTATTCTGGATCTGCTAGGAGATTTTTATTGTCCTGCATTACGCTGAAGATATTTTTCAGATCTTGGCCTTGCCGTTCTCGGCACTCGCCCATCAAAGTCAGTTATCCAGGAAAAGCAAAAGATCACTGCAGCCATGGCGACTGCCAACCGGTGACTGCCATGGCGACATTTTGCTTCCGACTGCACCTTGGCGCGTCGGGCTACATGCGCATAAGGAAAATGCTCCTGTCAAAGTCAAAACGTTTGGTTGTGATGTTCGTTTTTTTT
The sequence above is a segment of the Aegilops tauschii subsp. strangulata cultivar AL8/78 chromosome 6, Aet v6.0, whole genome shotgun sequence genome. Coding sequences within it:
- the LOC109731434 gene encoding uncharacterized protein isoform X5, which codes for MGCTFSSQSANYLSSPLTPQSPLSTPLSSWRSEGQKGGAEPPPATSPRRPVAVPGDRIRSSGGERKEMALLMDPAEVPQGRGSAERGGLMDPAEVPQLQWADPVSSSPRVYGRKQWRAVCKVLGNDNLLAEILVRLPPNPSSLPRASVVCKRWLGILSDPEFLKRFRKHHRKPPLLGFFEGYANRFAPVMDSPDRITASCFSMPKSSTPYSDHREYMGCRHGLAVLVNKQDRKTFVWDPLTGRQHSVDFPPGLDDAFTGNFCMWRAAVLCADAEDGHVHGDCFLSPFKLVLLCCGGYNTQAFCSVYDSVSGVWGGVFSTAVSRIISLLRPSILVGNALCWLISGGDILVFDLECQSLDVIEKPAFYYVTDGCFQILRMEGGGLGLAVLLDLTIQLWERKSNSDGVVGWVLLKKTIPLEGMFPRRMNSVRIVGYDEDTNVIVLTSMTGNFTLQLDSMQLKHIVKRNNICYDPFYPYTNFYTAARQGSRPGRGESGTNCDRTRSANILSWSNNLGTES
- the LOC109731434 gene encoding uncharacterized protein isoform X3 encodes the protein MGCTFSSQSANYLSSPLTPQSPLSTPLSSWRSEGQKGGAEPPPATSPRRPVAVPGDRIRSSSAERGGLMDPAEVPQLQWADPVSSSPRVYGRKQWRAVCKVLGNDNLLAEILVRLPPNPSSLPRASVVCKRWLGILSDPEFLKRFRKHHRKPPLLGFFEGYANRFAPVMDSPDRITASCFSMPKSSTPYSDHREYMGCRHGLAVLVNKQDRKTFVWDPLTGRQHSVDFPPGLDDAFTGNFCMWRAAVLCADAEDGHVHGDCFLSPFKLVLLCCGGYNTQAFCSVYDSVSGVWGGVFSTAVSRIISLLRPSILVGNALCWLISGGDILVFDLECQSLDVIEKPAFYYVTDGCFQILRMEGGGLGLAVLLDLTIQLWERKSNSDGVVGWVLLKKTIPLEGMFPRRMNSVRIVGYDEDTNVIVLTSMTGNFTLQLDSMQLKHIVKRNNICYDPFYPYTNFYTAARQGSRPGRGESGTNCDRTRSANILSWSNNLGTES
- the LOC109731434 gene encoding uncharacterized protein isoform X4, producing MGCTFSSQSANYLSSPLTPQSPLSTPLSSWRSEGQKGGAEPPPATSPRRPVAVPGDRIRSSAERGGLMDPAEVPQLQWADPVSSSPRVYGRKQWRAVCKVLGNDNLLAEILVRLPPNPSSLPRASVVCKRWLGILSDPEFLKRFRKHHRKPPLLGFFEGYANRFAPVMDSPDRITASCFSMPKSSTPYSDHREYMGCRHGLAVLVNKQDRKTFVWDPLTGRQHSVDFPPGLDDAFTGNFCMWRAAVLCADAEDGHVHGDCFLSPFKLVLLCCGGYNTQAFCSVYDSVSGVWGGVFSTAVSRIISLLRPSILVGNALCWLISGGDILVFDLECQSLDVIEKPAFYYVTDGCFQILRMEGGGLGLAVLLDLTIQLWERKSNSDGVVGWVLLKKTIPLEGMFPRRMNSVRIVGYDEDTNVIVLTSMTGNFTLQLDSMQLKHIVKRNNICYDPFYPYTNFYTAARQGSRPGRGESGTNCDRTRSANILSWSNNLGTES
- the LOC109731434 gene encoding uncharacterized protein isoform X1, which codes for MGCTFSSQSANYLSSPLTPQSPLSTPLSSWRSEGQKGGAEPPPATSPRRPVAVPGDRIRSSGGERKEMALLMDPAEVPQGRGAERGGLMDPAEVPQLQWADPVSSSPRVYGRKQWRAVCKVLGNDNLLAEILVRLPPNPSSLPRASVVCKRWLGILSDPEFLKRFRKHHRKPPLLGFFEGYANRFAPVMDSPDRITASCFSMPKSSTPYSDHREYMGCRHGLAVLVNKQDRKTFVWDPLTGRQHSVDFPPGLDDAFTGNFCMWRAAVLCADAEDGHVHGDCFLSPFKLVLLCCGGYNTQAFCSVYDSVSGVWGGVFSTAVSRIISLLRPSILVGNALCWLISGGDILVFDLECQSLDVIEKPAFYYVTDGCFQILRMEGGGLGLAVLLDLTIQLWERKSNSDGVVGWVLLKKTIPLEGMFPRRMNSVRIVGYDEDTNVIVLTSMTGNFTLQLDSMQLKHIVKRNNICYDPFYPYTNFYTAARQGSRPGRGESGTNCDRTRSANILSWSNNLGTES
- the LOC109731434 gene encoding uncharacterized protein isoform X2, with protein sequence MGCTFSSQSANYLSSPLTPQSPLSTPLSSWRSEGQKGGAEPPPATSPRRPVAVPGDRIRSSGGERKEMALLMDPAEVPQGRGSAERGGLMDPAEVPQLQWADPVSSSPRVYGRKQWRAVCKVLGNDNLLAEILVRLPPNPSSLPRASVVCKRWLGILSDPEFLKRFRKHHRKPPLLGFFEGYANRFAPVMDSPDRITASCFSMPKSSTPYSDHREYMGCRHGLAVLVNKQDRKTFVWDPLTGRQHSVDFPPGLDDAFTGNFCMWRAAVLCADAEDGHVHGDCFLSPFKLVLLCCGGYNTQAFCSVYDSVSGVWGGVFSTAVSRIISLLRPSILVGNALCWLISGGDILVFDLECQSLDVIEKPAFYYVTDGCFQILRMEGGGLGLAVLLDLTIQLWERKSNSDGVVGWVLLKKTIPLEGMFPRRMNSVRIVGYDEDTNVIVLTSMTGNFTLQLDSMQLKHIVKRNNICYDPFYPYTNFYTAGRAVGREGVNLELIVIGPDLLTYYLGRTI